Genomic DNA from Porites lutea chromosome 4, jaPorLute2.1, whole genome shotgun sequence:
CTGCCTTTGTTTTCATACGGTTGTTTTAAAAGCCCTTCTCATTGATATATTTTGCATATGAATGTAGGTGTTGTTACTAGAGAGTTTTTTAGAGAGTGAATAACGACCTTTAGGGAAAACACTAATTGAAATGAAACAATggttaaattatttttcatttgtacttTAAGTTAATGTCGAATGAAGTTCCTTCAGTCATTTttgtcaataataaaaaaaccaaTGCATCAAGCCATATCGCGTTTCTTGGTATATCGTCAGtcttcaagttttccatttaACACAATcgacaagaaaggaaaattaaaacactcaGTTTTCGGTTGGTGAGCGACCATGCACGTTTGATTGGCAGCACGTCATATACAGAGCATACTAGCTGAAATTTCTATGACACCTTATTTCGTTTATCAGTGTAAATTGGTATCAGCAACTTTGATATAAGTCGCTGTCAAAGTCATATAGCCATCGTTTTCATCCATTTAAGCATAATTACGGACTGCAGCTCTGACTACCTGTACTGTGTGATACATCCAGTCAGTATTTTCACTTCGTCAAGATGCAACCAACAGATCACACAGCAACAAGCCCTTGGTCGTCTCTATCACAGAACTGGTTCCGTCCTACTATGAATTCCTCATTTTACGCCGTCCAGGGAATGTCTCCTGACTCAACGAGAAACATCAATCGTTTAACAGAGCACATGATGCACAGCCCCACTGCCGGCGAAAGACCCACTTCTCGAATGCCCCAGCATCTAAACCCCTTACCCCACACATTCACTTCAAGCTACTACCCCTCGGTCAACAGCTACTATTCTATAAGCCCAGGATGCCAAGAAGTGGGAACCCGGACAAACCCTTATCATGTCCTTGAACATGGCGGGGCAGGCGCGGCAGATGTGGAACGTTTGAATCAACTTTTTGAGAAAACCAAGACTGGCGGTGTAGTGGGAACCACAGGTGAGACAGATAATCTTGGGCGACGGAActacaaattttattgatagcCTATTGATTCACATGTAGTTAATCtaatatttttgtgtagaaatcTATTTATTCACCGACCATTTGTCTATAATGTACCAATTACATAAAAAGGCAATGCGAGGAAATGAGATAATTTTCCGTAGACGCCCAAAACTTGAACTTCGGACACGAAAAATCACTCCTTAAAACTCAGATAAAGAAGGCTGTGAGGAAGGAATAAAAAGGGCAGTGTAAATCaggttttattcatttttctttatcAACAGCTGACAAAGTTGTTTGGAAATTCCGCATATAGTTCACACTGAAAGCTACTAAGAGACCAAAATATAGTGTATGGCTTTTTTCATTATCATAAGAAGACATCTTCATTGCGCCATATTATCAGTTTTGTGCTGCGACATGTAATTTGCAAATGTAACGTCGTGGTTTCCATGCTATGGCGAATAAGCCCATTTTTAGCGATGACTAAGTTGATGTTTTTAATAATTCTACGCTGATCATCAAGAATCCTTTATACCACTGAGTATACCAGGCTTGAATCGTGTTACCATTTTAAGATCAGTCGAGCCCTCCAAAGTAAAGGATTGATATTGCATTCAATGGTGCACGAGGcacttgacaatttttttcatcGTCTTGGCGAAAACTTCTCTGAACAAAATTCCGGCTCGTTATTTTAGAGCTAACGAACCATTTGAGGCGTATTCGCTTGTCCGCAGAGTTGAAAATGCGAGA
This window encodes:
- the LOC140933873 gene encoding homeobox protein Dlx3b-like translates to MQPTDHTATSPWSSLSQNWFRPTMNSSFYAVQGMSPDSTRNINRLTEHMMHSPTAGERPTSRMPQHLNPLPHTFTSSYYPSVNSYYSISPGCQEVGTRTNPYHVLEHGGAGAADVERLNQLFEKTKTGGVVGTTDLPPRVEDRNGLRYINDKIIRPQRGRTVFSAKQLHELEKVFVNDQYISGQQRRRLSSQLGLTETQVRVWFQNRRIKWRKQKLERKVKA